TCCGCAGCCCGGCCCAGCCCTGCACCACTCACCGATCTCCTGGAGCAAGATCACGGCCTCGTCCACCGCCTTGATGTTTGGACTGTCCACGGCCTTGGAGAGGAACTCCACTGCCTACAGCACGAACGAGGCAGAGCCTGTTAGCCCGCACCCCACCTGCACGTTCCCAGGGCCCACTCCGCCCACCTCTGCCGCACCGTCTTCTCTGGCATGTGGATCTTGGCTTGCAGCACCAGGTTCTCAAGGGGCGTGCGCAGGATCTCCGGCACCTGGAAAGGGGCCATCTTCTCCAGCCGGCTCCGCGGGAACAGGTGGTAGGCAAAGCCTGACTGGCAGCGGCCCGCCCGGCCCCGGCGCTGGATCACGTTGGCTCGTGACACCCACACGGTCTCCAGGCAGgacacctgggggagggggcaggtgagCAGCCACACAGACCACACGCCTTCCTCCATGCTCCCCTGCGCCTGGCCTTCACCTCACTCAGCTCCTCAACTGCCCCCCACAGCAGGGACAGGGAGATCCCACAGGTGTGGCCttctccagacacacaggcccagggTAGatctgggctggggcagggccaggagaTGGGTGCCACCTTGGTCTTCAGGTCGTAGCGTTCCTCCTTGTGCAGACCGCTGTCCACCACGTGCACAATGTCATTGATTGTGATGGAGGTCTCAGCAATGTTGGTGGCCAAGACAATCTTGCGCACGCCAACGGGAGGCTGCTGGAATATGGCCTTCTGGTCCATCATGGGGATGTTGGAGTGCACTGGTGGGCAGCAAGAACACACTGGTCACGGGCACTGCTCCAGCCAAAACCTCCCCATATGAGGGCAGGCAGGGATTTTGACCCTATTTTGATGAAACTGAAGTCCAGATCAGTAATATGCCCAGTAGAGGTCACAAAGCCAGCAAAAAAGTAGTGCAGCCTATTAAGAAACCCAAGGCCCTGAGCCCCAGGTGAGTCACTCCCCAGGACAGAGGGCAAGCCTGGTGTTAGGGGCCACCATCCTTGCACACATGCTCTCACCTGGCAGGATGAGGTACTTGCTCTCATGCATGCCCAGGGCCTCCTGGAGGCGTTGCTGCACTCCTTTGATCTCCTGCCACCCAGGCAGGAAGCAGAGGATCCCACCTGTAAAGGGCCCTGCAGGCATGAGCTAGTGGCTCCCGGCAGATGGGAGAGCAGGGTGGGCACGGGGCAGAGACGAAAGCACCCACCTGGTTCCCCACGGGCATCAATGTGCAGAACCAGATCAGTCACGAGGTCCAAATCGAGAGCGCATTCATCCTcagactggggtgggggaagagaggcCAGTCACAGCCCCGGGGCCAGGGGTCGTGCACAGGACACGGCCACCGCGACTCGGTGAGGTCAAGGCACGTGACACATCACCTCCAACCCTCACCACACCCTTGTCAAGAAGGCCTGATCATTCCCATTTCTagcaaggaaaccaaggcttgggaaggaggaggggaatcCATGGAGAAAAGGCCAGGAGCCGTGGGCAGGACGGGGCGGGCGTATCCCCTCACCTCGTGGTGCCGATGCCGGTGTGGGTACTGGTGCTTGCCCAGCTTGGCCAGGATATCCTCCAGGTAGTGCTCCTTGACAGGGTACATGAAGCCGGGCACCTTAATGACAGGGCAGCCACCAAAGTAGCGGGAGAAGCGCTCGTTATCACCTGTGGCACTCATGAGCACCAGCCGCAGGGCCGGGTTGAGCCGCTGCAGGCCCTTGAGCAGAATCAGCAGGAAGTCCGTGTTCACGTCCCGCTCGTGCACCTCGTCCACGATTACATGGCTCACGCCCTCCAGGCTGGGGTTGCTCTGCAGCTTCCGTAGCAGGATGCCCACGGTACAGAACAGCAGAGCCCCACCTCGGGCTGGAGGCTTGCTTTCCAACCGCACCTGGAAGCCCACGTTCCGGCGCAGGGAGGGGCCCAGTTCGTGGCTGACCCGCTGTGCCACGGACACAGCCGAGATGCGGCGCGGCTGAGTGATGATCACGTTGCAGCGAGCACCTCGGCCCTCGGTCACGTAGCGCTCCAGCAGCAGCTGGGGGATGCGCGTGGTCTTCCCACAGCCCGTGTCCCCGGCGATGACCACCACCGGGTGCTGCTCGATGGCACTGAGGATGGTGTCCCGATGAGGGTCCACAGGGAGCTGGGGGGCCTCCTGCCAGACCGGCCCTCGCCGCCGCCACAGCTCCAGCAGGCTCTGGCTCAGACGCAGCTCCTCTGTTTCTGACAGGGGCATGTAGGGCTTGCCTGTGATAGGGTCACCCAGCGGCCCCGAGTCCTTGCCCAAGGGCAAGATGTCATCACTCTGCAGCCGGAGCTCTGGGGAGATCCATGAACTGTCCATGGGGTACTGGAGGACGGGAGAGGCAAACAAAATGGTGAAGAGAAATAGCTTCTTCTCATTTACCCACAGCCAGCCAGCCCCTCCACACAATTCACCTTGGCCAGAAGCTATGGCCCACCCGCCGGGCAGGACTCAGTCCTCAACTGCCCTGGGACCCTCGTGGGCAAGACAGGACTGCTCAGGGCAAAAGTGTGCCCAGGCTCCATCCCCAGTGGGGAAAGCGGGGAGTCACTACCGCCTGCTGCAGGTGAAAGCTTTTGGTCTGGGTAGATGAAGGCGGGCAGGTGAAGAGGAATGTGGGGATTCTCTTACGTGGTTTAGGAAGGTCTCTATCTTGCGGAGGATGGGTTCAGGCACCTGGATGGTACACGGCCGGCGCTGGGTCTCACCCAGCTCGCGCAAGGAGGCCAGGTTATACATGGCGTGGGTGAGCGGCTCGTTGTTCCGGTCCACCAGGCCCAGGCTCTGCAGAGGGAACACGGGAGGCTGGTCTATGCCTGTCTCCCCATAACTGGCCCAGACCTGCTCAGGAGCTTTAGAGAAGTCGTGCAGAGCAACCTCTTTTCTAAGACATTTTTGGGTTTGGGCCAATATGGTGcaggagggagaaattaggaaCCAGGAAAATGTTaggtctccaccaaaaaaaaaatgttaaaaatgattcAAGCAAAACCAGACCTGGCGTGTCTGAGTGTTACAGCCCCCACCCGCACAGACGGGCGCCGCAGAGAATCCTCTCCCCGAGCAGCCGGAGTCCCCACAGCAGCCCAGGCTCACCTCCGTGAATCCCCACCTGAGACAGGCGGGCCAGGCCCTGAGCCACCCCGGAACCCAGTCGCAGGCTCCTGTGCCTTCGCTGCCCGCCCACCCCGCCACATTTCACGTCCAGCTGCCACACCTCCGCCTGTCTCTGCATGACACCCAGTCCACCGTACAAACGTACACGGAAGTTCCCGGAAATACATACTTATGCACCTTGATAAAATAAACCACTGGAAGGGAAACTCTGTTTTATTTCCCTATATGCCCAAAGCCACCCACCAGAAATAAGACAAAGCATTGCAACACATTGGGCAAATGTGGAAAACCAGTCATTTTCCCCTGTAGTCTTTCATGTCCGGATTCCGCACACCCTCCAAAACCCAGAGCAAACACTCCCTCCTTTAAGAAGTCTACCTGCACAGGGACCaatccccttccccagcctcctcGTGCCAGAACAGAAGAGGTGCCAACAGGGCCACCTTGCTGCAGGGGAGCCCTCTGTCCTTTCCCAGGACTGTGAGAATTTACCTACAGCCTCTCTGACCGTGGGCAGTCAGCTGCTCTCAGAACACTGCTGCCACCTAGAAGCTTGCTCCTTCCTGAGACAGGCCTCTAACATGCTGAGGGTCGTCTTCTCATcacttttttgtctgtttgtttttgttttttgtcaatgcatttatttttcagtttcaatCTGTAATGGTTGCTTAATAAAACCAGTCAACGAAAAGTGATTTTTTGGGGGACAAACGTGGACATTAGCAGACTGAACAGTGGTGACAGGTGCAATCTTATTCCAACGTTAGTTTTCACAAATTTGAATTAAATACTCCCAGGACAGTGGAAATACCCTCCTAAAACAAGAGTTCTCAAGTTCATCACTGTTTTTGTCtatcaaattaaaatttagacTTCCTCGAAGTTCTCCCAGTTAGCCCTAGTTCTGTCCTCTTGAGCCACAGGTAATGACACATCCATTCCCTCTCACCACTTACCTGAACCCATCCCTCTTCAGTTCTCCAGGATCTTGGTACCCCTCACTATCAGCTCTATCTAAAATTCAGTTCCCAGAGCCAAATGTACACCAAAGGTATATCCGACCATCCAGAGTAAAACAGGGCCTCCTTCCTCTCTTATTCTGCAAACCAGACCCCCACGGGTTCAGGTAACTCCCACAACTGGGCTATCAGCTGACCTCCAAAGCCGCTTCAAAATGATTGCTAGCTGTAAGCCCCACTGCCTTCACCTGGATGTTGATCCCTTCAATATTCATCCTAGATGAACGTCGTGTGGTTTGTTTTGGCCACAAAGCCCAAGTTATCAAGATCTTTCTAGATACCAAGTCTGTCCCTCAACAAAGACatcatttctccagctccatACCATTCAGAATGATAAGCATGTCTCCTCCCGGCTTCACCCAGGTTCCAGCCAACAGTGCTGAAACGGCTGAGCTCACGGGCAAAGCACCTCCACAGGGACTGTGGAGAAGCCCTGGAAACAGCACCCCACAGCCTGACGAGCAAGGCTGGGACACCAGATACTTATGTGCCCAGGCCAAAAGCCTGGCAGTGGTAGATTTCATTTCCTGGAAAAGTGGACCATTTGCCAAGGGTAGCAGGGAGCTCCAAGACATCTCATGCATCACACCAGGGACCTTGCACTCACCTTCAGTTTCTTACAAGCCAGGGCTGCCGCCTTATTCTCTGCCTCTGCTTTGCGACGCCCTTTGGCGACAAAGGTCATGGGACAGGGCCAGAGTAGGGTGAGGGTGGACAGCTTGGTCTTGGTGCCCACAGTATGGAACTGCATGAGGTTCTACACAAAGGGCAAGAGAGATGGTTACAGAAAGTTAGGGAATGAAAACATCCAGGAGTTCGCAGAATATCAAGGGACACAGAGATGGATTTAACCCCCATCTGAGCAGGTACCAAGCATCAGCCACAAAAGAAGTGCCACTGAACAGGCAGAAGCCAGCCCTGTGGGGCTGCAGCTCCCAGATCCTGGCCTTGCTTCTCCTGTGGTACCATGATTTCACAGCAGGAAATGGCATCTGGGCAATGCCACTACCTGCCCTCCTAGTCCACTGTCCTCTCAGCACTTTCAAAGCAAACAGGTATGATGGTAGCTGCAGGTTGAAGCTGTCAACACAAGCTAAAAACTAAGCACATCCTGGGGGATCAAAAAGGCCTTGCACCTGGAGAGAAGCTCTGCTTAACCAAAGCCCCTCAGCCTGACAACAAAGATGAAAACCTCAGCAAGtcagccaccccctccccaaaccctccTTTCCTGCCCGCAACCCTTGAACAGATATAGGTCTTCCACTCCTAcagtccccagccccctccctgtgCTCCAGTGTTCTGACTTCCAATCTGTCCCTGCTGCTTCAACCCTCCAAGGACCTGGAGTTCCCCCAGCTGGCCCAGGCTGGGCTTGGAGAACGGGCATCTTCGGCCCTCCCGTACgtagtctccctcccacctggtCTGGAGGAAAACCAGACTTGACCAAGACAGCTCCCCAGTCTCACACACACTTATAGGAGACCCAGCTCACCTTGGCTGTGGAGGACGATGTCGCTATCTGAATCACCTTGGCCAGAAGGTTCTTGGGAAGCGGAAACTGGGTCAGAGCCCTAATAGCACTGTCGTCATCTGTCATTTCAAAGGAACCCCCCCTGGGAGGACCAAAAGTTTAGGTGAAAAAGCACTCTCTTCCTGGGCCAATTTCACCTGCTCTGAGACCCAGGGGCTAGGATACTGCATAGTTGCAGGAGGCTGGGGCATTTCCACTTGGCCTGTGATCCTCTCACAGACACAAAGCACACCTGGCGCTCCCTCAGTTCCCCCAAACAGATAGGAGGGTAGGGGCAGTGGGCAGGCAGAGTAGTTACTGGGCCTCTGAAGGACCCAAGTGCGAGCTGGAGAGAGGGTCCGTGCTGCTGTTTCGCAAAAGCCCAGCCATACAGTACATGGCCACAAGGCTTTCCCCAAGAACAGGTAGATATACCAATGAATAACAGAGACGCGAACTGAGATGTGGGGCAGGGGCCCTCCCATCTCAGAGAAGACTCCCTGGGAACACGCCCCACCCCATGTCAAGGTGCAGCCAGCTTCCCCTGCATTCCCTGCCCCTGGCTGTACCTCGAATCCCTGAGTGGGGTGTGGGAGTCCTGCTGGGCCATAGACAGAAATTCAGTGACATCAATGGTCCCCTCTTCTAGCTCTTCCTcctcatcctcctcttcctcccggCCCAAGGAGCGGGATAAGCCCCCAGGTCCCCCTGGCCGGATGCTCTCAGGATTCAGCTGCCGCCAGGAAGTAGGTGGCATGGTGGGTTCTGGGCGCCACCAGCTGTCAGCCGGAGAGCCAAAGCGATCGGCTAGCACGCGGTATTTGGCTGCATCAAACAGCTCATTCCGGGGACCCAgcagaccccagccctggggaaAAAAGGGGCGTTGTGAGGGCCCATACCACCCTCACACCTCAGGCTGCTCGGAACCTGCCCGGTTACACCGTAAGTCCCTCATGTGTGGGAGCCATGCTTTTTCACCTGTCTACTCACCTCAGGCCCTAGTCCAGAACTGGGCACAGAGAGAGCACTTAACATGTCTAGCTTCAACAGATGAAAATGACAAGGTAAACTCTTATAGCTATTAAGACAAAagaccaaagaaacaaaacaaaacaaagaaaaacccacagGGCAACAAGAAGCAGATGCATTCACAAAGTGATCTAGAAAGCTTCAGTGAGTGTAGCAATTAGGATATATGTTGTCTACACCATAAAACAGCTATACCTCTGACACAAGAATCCTATGCTGGGAACATACTCTAGAAATAACACCAAACGTTTTTAAAGCCAGttatacaaaaatattattttaaaatatattacagttttattcttttctagaGAAAATCAAATAAGACATTTGCCGAGTCTCTAGCATGTACAAAGCAACATGCTTGCCACCCTGGGCACCATCAGGAGGGATGAGACCTgatctctgccctcaagaagctaaAAATCtaagaggcagaagaaaaatgcagaaaaacagagtctaaagaacaaaaaaataagaagctAGAAGAACAGGAGTAGCACGTGAATAGAGCACAAGGTCAAGAAATTCAAGTTGGGAGTGGTAAAGACAACACGGGTAAGCCAGGCGCATCAAGAGGGTTTCAGACATTACAGCCATGTGACAGTAGATGGCAGGTGCCAGAATCCAGGCACTGCTCCACAGCGCGGCTTCAGCCACACCTGACTCGTGACAAGCCGAGGAGTGACCACTCGCTTCTTAAAACTCTcccctcagggacttccctggtggctcagtggttaagaacctgcctgccaatgcaggggacacaggttcgatccctggtctgggaagatcctacatgccgtggagcaaataagcccacgagccacaactactgagccggcgctctagagcccaagagccacaactactgagcccatgtgctacaacgactgaagcccgcacacctagagcccgtgctccgcaacaagagaagccaccacaaggagaagcccatgcactgcaacaaggagtagcccccgctcatcacaactagagaaagcccgtgcgcagcaacgaagacccaacacagccaaaaataaataaaattaaatctttaaaaaacaacaattcTCTCCTCAGATTTCTGAAAGAAccaactgtaatttaaaatgtaatcaggtagctagtgggaagcagccacatagcacagggagatcagctcggtgctttgtgtccacctagagtggtgggatagggacggtggaagggagacgcaagggggaggagatacggggatatgtgtatacatatagctgattcactgtgttatacagcagaaactaacacaacattgtaaagcaattatactccaataaagatgtttaaaaaaaaaagtaatcaggaagggacttccctggaggtccagtggttaagactttgccttccaatgcagggggtgtgggtttgatccctggtaagggagctaagatcccacatgcctcgcagccaaaaaaccaaaacataaagcagaagcaatattgtaacaaattcaataaagactttaaaaatggtccacatcaaaaaaatctaaaaaaaaaaataaaatgtaatcagGAAAATTCTATtcacaacagcaacaataaccaTAGCCTACCTAAGATgaacttaaagaaataaatttacatatttttttaaagtataaaacttGGTAAAAGGATACAAAATATGGGAGTTCCTGATATGAAACTTTTTTGAGTAAAGAGACAAAAGCCTCCTAAGTTAACCCATGTAACATAACTCCAATCAAAGTCTGGATAGACTTTTTGGGCACTTGACAAATTGTCAAATCTGTGTGGAAGAACAGATGCATAACAGTAGGATTCTGTGACAGAGAATGTGAAAAGGGCACGCCACACACATCCACATGCATGAAAGCACAGCCACTCAGGGCAGGGCAGTACGGGTGCCTGGCCCAAGGCTCAGCCTCCATGCTTCTGCGTCACGTCACCGCCTGCTTACAAGGACGATCTGATTATACAGGAAACACATACAGCACCCTCGCCCTTGGCCTTCCCCAGGACACCAGCATGCTttacctccctgcctcccactcaCAGCCCCCCACACACAAGGCCATGAGGTGTTCCTGATGATGAACACCCACCCAACCCGCTTCCCCTCCAGGGCTCCCCGTGCTGGCTCATGCTTCCCCACCAACccgctcttcctccctcctccatctgaccagtcacttttttttccagctttttaatAACCCCAGAAGAAAGCTCCTGCACTGCTGCTACTGGCATTCTCACCTATCCTGTGCCCCCGTCTCTGGTCTTGCCTGACCCCACTGCTTTTGGGGACTATTCCTAAAGGCAAACTCAGCTCTGTCATTCCACCAATTACCACCAGTCAGCAGACCTAGCATCCACAGGATCAATCAAGACTCCTACCTGAGACACCTAAGGGCTTGGTGTTCTGGCTCCTGCCCACCTGTTCGCACCATCGCCAAGCACTCAGACCCACGTTCACAATCCGCTAGTTGCTCGCGCGCACCCTGGTTCCATGTCTCTGCGCCCTCTATCTGGAGTGCCCTCTCCATCCCTGTTCCTGGAAAACTTCTACTCACTCTTTAAGAATAGcctgctttattcaggaggctgaGGTGCACCTCTCCCCTCATGTGGGTGCTTCCTTTCTGGGCTGTGGCTGCCCCAAGAGCACCCTCAGTCACCTTTGTGCTGTCAGCACCTCACAACAAGCCTGAGGGCAATGCTTAAGAAACATCTAGTTTGGGAGGAAAAAAGATGAGCAAATTTGAGTACAAATATTAAGGAATGAATGGGCTACactctccagaatatataaagaactcccatAATTCAACAACAAAACGATGTGgctaaaaagtgggcaaaggacttaaaaagacatttctacaaagaaaatacataaatggccaataagcacaagaaaagatgctcaacatcactaatcattaggaaaatgcaaatcaaaaccacaatgagataccaactcatacccattaggatgactactatcaaataaataaataaaatgaaagaaagtaacaagtgttagtgaggctgtggagaaattagaacacttgtgcactgttggtgggaatgtataataGTACACTATGgaaacagtgtggcagttcctcaaaaaattaagaacagaattaccatatgatctagcaattccaattctggggATTAAAAGCAGGGTCTCGAAGAGGTATTTGTTCACTGCAGCCTTATTTCACAATGGCCAAAAAGTGGACCCAAgagtccatcaatggatgaatggataaacaaaatgtgatatatacatacaattgaatattactggCCTTTACAAAGAGAGAAACTCTGACacttgctacaacatgaatgaaccttgaggacattatgctaagtgacataaaccagtcacaaaaggacactgtatgatttcacttatgtgaCGAGTAGTCAAATTCGCAGAAATAGAGAGTaggatggtggctgccaggggctggggggaaggcaGGATGGGGAGTTGTTTACTGGGTATAGAGATTCAGTTTTCCAGGATGAAGAAGTTCTAGAGACTGGGTGCTCAACAACGTGGCTGcacttaatactactgaactgtacacttaaaagtggctaagatgctaaattttatattttgtgtattttaccacaattaaacaaacaaacaaaaaaggccaTGAGCATAGATAGAGAACAGAGAACGGGCTGGGGAGGAATGTGATCACAACTTGCTGCACATGGTCTCAGTTTAAAGTGCCTTCTACATCCAGGCAGAAAAGCATCCTCACCCTCGGCACTATAGACATTTTGGAccaggtaattctttgttgtgaggggctGGCCTGTGCATTGTgggacgtttagcagcatccctggcatcATACCAGGTAGCACTCTTCTCCTTGTGGCtgccaaaaatgtctctagacattaccaaatgtcccctggggtgcAAAATCCCCCCGAAATTGAGAACCCCTGAGGTAGAGGTGCTCTAAGGGAGACGGAGGTTTCCAAGACATTAAACACAGAAAGGATGGTTGAATTTCTGAGAGAGAAGATTTCCCCAGGCAGAAGGAGTACAGAAAAAGATGTTTATAGAgagtgggagaggaagaggagcctAGAGTGACCCAGAGACAAGGAAAGTAGGTATAACCCAGGGGCTGAAGAAAAAATGCCCCGCAGTGCCAAAGCCACAGACCATCCAAGCAGAGCAAGGACTGAGGGGAGGCTGGTGAGCCTGGCAAAGCTGCCCCAGTCAGCCAACAATCACCAGGCGCTATGAGGATGTGAAGGGAACCAGCAACCATGGCATGGGCTGTGATGCTGGAGTGCAAAGAATGCAAACCACAAGCACGGAGAGCTGTGTGCAGGGAAGCAGGGCCTGGGGAAGGGATTACAacactgaagaattttttttggctgtgccgcaccgcttgcgggatcctagttcccccaaccaaggatcgaacctgtgtcctcggCAATGAAAGTgtggcatcctaaccactggaccgccagggaattcccaaacacTGAAGAATTTTTGACTCTTACAGAAAAGAATCAGATGAGGAAAgatctgaaaattaaataaaagcgTGGGAGACAAGATGGAGGAGACAGAGAGgacacagaaaagagaaggatCGTGTGGGAGCCCAGGACAGGAAAAGGGACCTTGCCTCCTCAGACCCAGGAGAAGCAGTGACAATGAAGGTCTGTAGACCATGAGCGGGAGAGAAGCTGAAGGAATACAGCTTTGTCCTTGTCAAGAGCAAAGACCTAGGAATGTGAAGAAGATTCAAGGTTGGCACAGCCATGAAGGGAGCCAATTAGGGATCGAAAGAAAGGCTGGGAGCAACAATGAAGGTATAGGAAATGCTGCGCAAtcaaaaactgaaagcaaccCACGTCCAACCACTGGGAAGTGAGAGAAGTGACTATTATTCTTCCATTGTAAGTAAGAGAGGACTATGTGGCTACAAGGAAAAACCTAAATACATGAAAtaacagggaaagaaaaacagaaaccaaaatagAAGTCTCACCATGGTGCTGTACAGAGGGAGTGTTCTCCATAAAGGGGTTCTTCTCTGTGGTTTTTGAAACCACAGAAACTAGATAACTACAGTggcaagaaaataatattaatctATTCCGTCACTGGCTGAAGCAAAAAAGGAACCACAAGGTGGGAAGGGCTCAGGACAGGTGAGTGGTTTGAACACCCTGCCAACCTAAACCTAGGTGCAGCTGACACCAGGAAAACCGTCACTTCAAGCAGTTCTCAGGAGGGAGGTCTGCATGGTCTTCACTAGGGGAGGGTCACCTTGAACAGCTGGCAGGCCGCAGCCGCAGCCTGCCTCTCAGCGTCGATCTTCTTGCTGCCATAGCCTTCTACCTCCACACTCTTGGGCCACTTTATGTGGAGGGTGACTTtctgaggaagagaagagagaatcagGACCCTTGCCTCTCTAGACTACAAAGTTATAACAAACCACATGGAGAATCAACAGCAAAGCTGTAGACCTCACAGCAGCAGGCCTGAGTGCAAGACAGAACCCCAATCCCATCATTAACTCCTTGGAAGGCTCAGACTCCCCCACCCTCAAGCCACTGTCCCACCTCAAGCTGTTTTGCTTCTTGAAAGTGCCATGTTCTAGCCAGAGGGCAAGGTGGGACCCATCTTTATCCTTAAAAATTTTCATTCAGAATGGTTTGCCTACATGCTTCCTGTGGGTCCCAGGACCTACAAGACTCTGGGAGCAGGAATTATCATCAGCTCTAACCCTCTACAGTTCCAGTTAGTTGGAAGGGACCAAATCCAGGGCCCAGTACAGAGGCCTATCTTACACAAGATGGGAACGTCTCACTTCACTTGCCCATGTTCCCCTTCCCTAAACCAGGCTCTTCTCCAGATTTAGCTTCACTCTGAGATTCTCTGCTGACCATTCTCAATTCAGAAAACCCACTCTATGGCCTCCCTGACAAGAACtctgagagagaaaagagcagcCAGTCTCCTTCCAGAGAATCAGACCAACATGTCTCCTTGCCACCAGCAGAGTTACCTTTTTCTTTGGTCCATTTGTGTGCACGTAGACCAATTTGTCTTTTGCATGTGAGATGCCAAGGGCTCTTCCAATCACACTGTTGAGAAGATTTTTGGGCTGTGGAAACTCTTTTAATAGGTCCCTAGAAGCTAAGAGAATAAGAACAAAAGCATTATAGTTGTgctttttcttctaaaaactCCATGGGGTGTGTATCAGGACAACCCTGGGCTGGATACTGAGGATGTTGGCTCATGATCCCAAACCACCCAGGAGCATCTTAAAAAGGAGGGAGAATGACTTCAGGGTTTACAGGGGACAGTGGGGCTAGAGCCAATGCACGATCATCTCCTGAAAGAGAAGGGCCAACGCCCCCCACACCACAGAGGGGAACCAGCCAGGATCCTCTTCGCCACCCAAGCTCCCAACTTAACACATCAGCTACAGAAGCCTACATGGCAACAACGCCCCCAATCTGATGTCTGAAAGAACGcactaaacaaaaaacaaaatcgaccacacacacacagtggagttCACGACAATGCAAGGCCCCTCCTAAAATAACAGACACACAACAGGGAGGGTTGGCCGTGGAGTCTGAATACCAGGCCCCAGTTCTCAACTCTACCTCAACACCGTGCAAAAGGCCACCCCAGAGCCAGATTAT
This genomic interval from Lagenorhynchus albirostris chromosome 10, mLagAlb1.1, whole genome shotgun sequence contains the following:
- the DHX30 gene encoding ATP-dependent RNA helicase DHX30 isoform X3; the protein is MFSLDSFRKDRAQHRQRQCKLPPPRLPPMCVNPAPGGTISRASRDLLKEFPQPKNLLNSVIGRALGISHAKDKLVYVHTNGPKKKKVTLHIKWPKSVEVEGYGSKKIDAERQAAAAACQLFKGWGLLGPRNELFDAAKYRVLADRFGSPADSWWRPEPTMPPTSWRQLNPESIRPGGPGGLSRSLGREEEEDEEEELEEGTIDVTEFLSMAQQDSHTPLRDSRGGSFEMTDDDSAIRALTQFPLPKNLLAKVIQIATSSSTAKNLMQFHTVGTKTKLSTLTLLWPCPMTFVAKGRRKAEAENKAAALACKKLKSLGLVDRNNEPLTHAMYNLASLRELGETQRRPCTIQVPEPILRKIETFLNHYPMDSSWISPELRLQSDDILPLGKDSGPLGDPITGKPYMPLSETEELRLSQSLLELWRRRGPVWQEAPQLPVDPHRDTILSAIEQHPVVVIAGDTGCGKTTRIPQLLLERYVTEGRGARCNVIITQPRRISAVSVAQRVSHELGPSLRRNVGFQVRLESKPPARGGALLFCTVGILLRKLQSNPSLEGVSHVIVDEVHERDVNTDFLLILLKGLQRLNPALRLVLMSATGDNERFSRYFGGCPVIKVPGFMYPVKEHYLEDILAKLGKHQYPHRHRHHESEDECALDLDLVTDLVLHIDARGEPGGILCFLPGWQEIKGVQQRLQEALGMHESKYLILPVHSNIPMMDQKAIFQQPPVGVRKIVLATNIAETSITINDIVHVVDSGLHKEERYDLKTKVAPISWPCPSPDLPWACVSGEGHTCGISLSLLWGAVEELSEVSCLETVWVSRANVIQRRGRAGRCQSGFAYHLFPRSRLEKMAPFQVPEILRTPLENLVLQAKIHMPEKTAVEFLSKAVDSPNIKAVDEAVILLQEIGVLDQREYLTTLGQRLAHISTDPRLAKAIVLAAIFRCLHPLLVVVSCLTRDPFSSSLQNRAEVDKVKALLSHDSGSDHLAFVRAVSGWEEVLRWQDRSSRENYLEENLLYAPSLRFIHGLIKQFSENIYEAFLVGKPSDCTLASAQCNEYSEEEELVKGVLMAGLYPNLIQVRQGKVTRQGKFKPNSVTYRTKSGNILLHKSTINREATRLRSRWLTYFMAVKSNGSVFVRDSSQVHPLAVLLLTDGDVHIRDDGRRATISLSDSDLLRLEGDSRTVRLLRELRRALGRMVERSLRSELAALPPCVQEEHGQLLALLAELLRGPCGSFDVRKTADD
- the DHX30 gene encoding ATP-dependent RNA helicase DHX30 isoform X5 — translated: MDLKDSSPGFQLSLLARNVQPGLIQKRSGPAQAASVQTSPTPSSAHVCQPCPWRDHFSRLNVNISNMAASRDLLKEFPQPKNLLNSVIGRALGISHAKDKLVYVHTNGPKKKKVTLHIKWPKSVEVEGYGSKKIDAERQAAAAACQLFKGWGLLGPRNELFDAAKYRVLADRFGSPADSWWRPEPTMPPTSWRQLNPESIRPGGPGGLSRSLGREEEEDEEEELEEGTIDVTEFLSMAQQDSHTPLRDSRGGSFEMTDDDSAIRALTQFPLPKNLLAKVIQIATSSSTAKNLMQFHTVGTKTKLSTLTLLWPCPMTFVAKGRRKAEAENKAAALACKKLKSLGLVDRNNEPLTHAMYNLASLRELGETQRRPCTIQVPEPILRKIETFLNHYPMDSSWISPELRLQSDDILPLGKDSGPLGDPITGKPYMPLSETEELRLSQSLLELWRRRGPVWQEAPQLPVDPHRDTILSAIEQHPVVVIAGDTGCGKTTRIPQLLLERYVTEGRGARCNVIITQPRRISAVSVAQRVSHELGPSLRRNVGFQVRLESKPPARGGALLFCTVGILLRKLQSNPSLEGVSHVIVDEVHERDVNTDFLLILLKGLQRLNPALRLVLMSATGDNERFSRYFGGCPVIKVPGFMYPVKEHYLEDILAKLGKHQYPHRHRHHESEDECALDLDLVTDLVLHIDARGEPGGILCFLPGWQEIKGVQQRLQEALGMHESKYLILPVHSNIPMMDQKAIFQQPPVGVRKIVLATNIAETSITINDIVHVVDSGLHKEERYDLKTKVSCLETVWVSRANVIQRRGRAGRCQSGFAYHLFPRSRLEKMAPFQVPEILRTPLENLVLQAKIHMPEKTAVEFLSKAVDSPNIKAVDEAVILLQEIGVLDQREYLTTLGQRLAHISTDPRLAKAIVLAAIFRCLHPLLVVVSCLTRDPFSSSLQNRAEVDKVKALLSHDSGSDHLAFVRAVSGWEEVLRWQDRSSRENYLEENLLYAPSLRFIHGLIKQFSENIYEAFLVGKPSDCTLASAQCNEYSEEEELVKGVLMAGLYPNLIQVRQGKVTRQGKFKPNSVTYRTKSGNILLHKSTINREATRLRSRWLTYFMAVKSNGSVFVRDSSQVHPLAVLLLTDGDVHIRDDGRRATISLSDSDLLRLEGDSRTVRLLRELRRALGRMVERSLRSELAALPPCVQEEHGQLLALLAELLRGPCGSFDVRKTADD